CTTCCTCTCATCGGTTCTGCTGGGAGGATGGCTCTCCGATCATTATGACAGAAAAAGTGTGCTGCTAATCGGAATGATTTTGACTTTGCCTAACCCGCTAATATTCGCCTTCGCGGCGGATTGGAGGATCACTATAGTGGCGAATGTGCTTGGAGCTCTGGGAACGGCATTTGTTACTCCCGCTTACATCGCGCTTCTTTACTCTTTTTCTGAGCAGGCTAACAGAAGCCGTATTATTGCCACGATGAATACGATGACTAGCCTAGTCAATGTTGTGGTTCCTCCTCTAGGCGCGCTTACAATCCAGAGGCTCGGGGGGTTAAATCAGATTAGAACCATATTCATCATTCAATTTCTAATCTCGCTTTGCGTAGTAGTGTTAACGGCAAAGAGAATGGAGAGCTCGGTCAGGCAGGGATCCGCACCCTCTCTGGGGCCTATCGAATCCGTTAGGAAGGTTTTTGGGCAAATGAGAGCCGTTTACAGAGCGTCTAAGGAGAGGGGGGCCGCGCCATGGCTCATAATAGCCTTAACTGGGCCTTGGGCTTGGGAAACCGTGGCTCCCTTCTGGGTCATTTATGCCTCCGAGGTATGTGGGTCTTCTTTGACAATCTTGGGTTTGCTCCCAGCTGTTTACAGTCTGACGTTGTCCCTTCTACTCTACCCGTTTGCTAACGTATCTGACCGTGAGGGTAGGAAAAAGGTGATCTTAATTGCACGCCCATTTCTATACCTTTCCGTGATAACGTTACTGATTGGGGGCATATACAGGCATTTAGAGTTTGTCTCCATGATTCCGCTTTTGGCATGGGTTTTCAGGGCTATCGGAGACTCATCCGGTCCGGCTTGGACGGCTGCGGCGGCTGAACCTATGCCTGAGGAATTGCAGAGTGAATGGCAGGCTGTAAGAGAGTTTCTTTGGAGGGCGATGACGATTCCCGCAAGCATCATAGGTGGGCTGATGTGGAATATTGACCCGAAACTGCCATTCCTTTTCGCCTTACTCATAGACGGGCTTATACGATTTCCCATTCTCATCCACTTCATACCTGAGACCTTAGTGGTTAAACGAACAGTCCAGCCGCCTGGCCCGCACATCATCATTTACGGGCTTCCAGAAGCTGGTAAGACGGTTGTAGCCCAACTGATAAAGAAGGAGCTTAACTATGAAATGGTTGATCAGCCCTCAATCAAACCTCTCTTCAAGTTTGTCTTCTTCGGCGACAAGGTAGATAGGGCGGTGGAGAAGCAGGTAACCGAGACGCTTTCAAAGAAGAAGGCGGCCTCGGTTATCGAGGGCGAGGCGGCGATATTCGCCGCTAAGGAGAGGGACAAGGGAATAGTCGTCCTGCTCGTGGCATCCAAGGATGAGAGGATACGGAGAAAAGCCCAAAAGAAGAGGATGCCTGAGTTCATCGCATTAAAGGAGATCGAGAAAGAAGACCATGAGATCTCAAAGGCTGCGAAAAAG
The Candidatus Bathyarchaeota archaeon genome window above contains:
- a CDS encoding MFS transporter, whose amino-acid sequence is MFRSLVSDARRLIKGNIRTLALREVLLTLTAGLTGGLDALYVKEILGADAVALGLLASIWSTTFLSSVLLGGWLSDHYDRKSVLLIGMILTLPNPLIFAFAADWRITIVANVLGALGTAFVTPAYIALLYSFSEQANRSRIIATMNTMTSLVNVVVPPLGALTIQRLGGLNQIRTIFIIQFLISLCVVVLTAKRMESSVRQGSAPSLGPIESVRKVFGQMRAVYRASKERGAAPWLIIALTGPWAWETVAPFWVIYASEVCGSSLTILGLLPAVYSLTLSLLLYPFANVSDREGRKKVILIARPFLYLSVITLLIGGIYRHLEFVSMIPLLAWVFRAIGDSSGPAWTAAAAEPMPEELQSEWQAVREFLWRAMTIPASIIGGLMWNIDPKLPFLFALLIDGLIRFPILIHFIPETLVVKRTVQPPGPHIIIYGLPEAGKTVVAQLIKKELNYEMVDQPSIKPLFKFVFFGDKVDRAVEKQVTETLSKKKAASVIEGEAAIFAAKERDKGIVVLLVASKDERIRRKAQKKRMPEFIALKEIEKEDHEISKAAKKLFGADISRLPPFDIAINTERIPPEKIVKIISILQGGESEQH